The DNA region GTACTCAGCGAGTCGTCCAGGAACTGGCCCAGGAATTTCCTGAGTTAAGAATCCTGCGGTTTGATAGCGATACCACCCGCACCAAAGGCGCACACCGATCGCTACTGACTCGCTTTGCCCAGGGAGAAGCCGATCTGCTGGTTGGTACTCAAATGTTGACAAAAGGAATTGACCTGCCTCAGGTGACCTTAGTGGGCATTGTGGCGGCAGATGGTCTGCTCCATTTCTCCGATTACCGGGCCAGCGAACGCACGTTTCAAATTCTGACCCAGGTGGCAGGGCGCAGTGGTCGGGGCGATCGGGCTGGACAGGTACTCTTGCAAACCTACTCTCCTGACCATCCCGTCATCAAGGCCGTTCAGCAACAGGATTATGCCGCCTTCGTCACCACTGAATTGCAACAGCGACAGGCTCTTTGCTATCCTCCCTACAGCCAACTGCTGCTGTTCCGACTCAGTAGCGAAAATCCCGTGGCTGTGCAACAAACTGCAGACCGAATTGCCCAATTTCTGGCTCCTCTGGAGGCAATGGGTGTGGAGCGATTAGGCCCAGCCCCAGCCACAATTCTGCGAGTTGCCCGTCGCTACCGCTGGCAGATTCTTCTGAAATTTCCGCTTACCGGCACTCCTGAAGCCGTTTCTCGGGTGGATCTGGCCCAGGTGCGATCGCTCTGCCCCAGCACCGTCAGCCTCACCCTGGATGTCGATCCATTAACCATTGGCTAAGAATGAAGTTTGATGCTGCTACAAGACGCGGATTGAAGTCGCCAATGAGCGGGGAACAATTCAGCCAAACTTGTTTCTATGAAGGCTCAAAGTGCCGCGATACAATACCTAACGTGGGTTTATCAGTGTTAAGCAGATGCAGGTTCTCGATACGATCGCGGCAGTTCCCGGTCACTTCTGGCAATGGCGGCAACAATCGATTTATTACGTGAAAGCAGGCGAACGGCACTCCGATCGTCCTCCTTTGTTGTTGATTCACGGCTTTGGAGCCTCCACCGATCACTGGCGCAAAAATGTTGCCGGGTTAAGTCAGGATTTTGAAGTGTGGGCGATCGATTTGCTGGGCTTTGGCCGCTCGGCGAAACCGGAAATTCCCTATAGTGGCGATGTCTGGCGCGATCAGCTACATGATTTCATTACGGAGGTGATCGGTCAGCCTGTGGTGTTGGCTGGTAATTCGCTGGGCGGCTATGCGGCTCTTTGTGTGGCGGCTCAACGACCGCAATCTGCCGCTGGATTGGTGCTGATTAACAGTGCTGGCCCCTTTACCGACATTCAGGGGACGACCAAACCGGATCCCGTACGAGCAGTGATGGGCAGTGTGGTGAGAACCCTATTCCAGCAGGACTGGGCCAGCTTTTTGCTGTTTCAATACGTGCGGCAGAAGCCGATGATTCGCAAAACCCTGGAAAAAGTGTATCTGGATCAAAGCGCGGTGACCGATCGGCTGGTGGAAGAAATCTATCAGCCCTCCTGTGATCCGGGTGCGCCCAAGGTGTTTGCCTCTGTCTTCCGGACTCCCCAGGGAGAAAAAGTGGATGTGCTGCTCGGCCAACTCACCTGTCCTCTGCTGATGTTGTGGGGTGAAGCCGACCCCTGGATTAATGCCAGAGAACGGGGTGCCAAGTTCCGCCACTACCATCCTCAATTGACGGAATACTATCTGCGGGCGGGCCACTGTCCCCATGATGAGGTGCCCGATCAGGTGAATGAGTTGATGCGATCGTGGGTCTTGTCTTTCTCCACTGATTAAGTTATGAGTCAACTGTGAGTTTTCTTTGCCGAAACCAGTAGAAAATTGGTTGGCTCCAGATCAAAAAGCAGCGATTTTCAGAAGACCAGATTCAAGCACGGTAGATCAGGTAATA from Leptodesmis sichuanensis A121 includes:
- a CDS encoding alpha/beta fold hydrolase; the protein is MQVLDTIAAVPGHFWQWRQQSIYYVKAGERHSDRPPLLLIHGFGASTDHWRKNVAGLSQDFEVWAIDLLGFGRSAKPEIPYSGDVWRDQLHDFITEVIGQPVVLAGNSLGGYAALCVAAQRPQSAAGLVLINSAGPFTDIQGTTKPDPVRAVMGSVVRTLFQQDWASFLLFQYVRQKPMIRKTLEKVYLDQSAVTDRLVEEIYQPSCDPGAPKVFASVFRTPQGEKVDVLLGQLTCPLLMLWGEADPWINARERGAKFRHYHPQLTEYYLRAGHCPHDEVPDQVNELMRSWVLSFSTD